The window AGATCACTGTTCGCGGTATCAATAAAGAACGCGTAGGTGCTCTTGCATCAAACATAAGAAAAGTACGTCCACCAGAGCCTTATAAAGGCAAAGGGATTCGTTACGAAGGCGAAGTTGTCCGTCGTAAAGAAGGTAAAACAGGTAAATAATGCCGCTTAAGGCATCTGGAAGGAGTGATCACGATGATTACGAAAAAAGACAAGAATGCTACTCGTAAGAAACGTCATGCACGTGTGCGTCGTAAAATCAGCGGGACTGCAGCTCGTCCACGCCTAAACGTATTCCGTTCAAACAAGCATATCTATGCTCAATTGATTGATGACGTGAATGCAGTAACGATTGTAAGTGCTTCTTCAATGGATAAAGATTTTGGATCTGAATCCAAAGCAGACACTGCAGCAGCAGTAAAAGTCGGCGAGATGATCGCAAAGAAAGCTGTTGAAAAGGACGTTAAGTCAGTAGTATTTGACCGTGGCGGTTACCTATTTCACGGCCGTGTGAAAGCTCTTGCAGACTCAGCACGTGAAAACGGTCTGGAATTTTAATTAAGAAGGAGGTACACATTTCATGCGTCGTAATGATC of the Sporosarcina sp. FSL K6-1508 genome contains:
- the rplR gene encoding 50S ribosomal protein L18 — encoded protein: MITKKDKNATRKKRHARVRRKISGTAARPRLNVFRSNKHIYAQLIDDVNAVTIVSASSMDKDFGSESKADTAAAVKVGEMIAKKAVEKDVKSVVFDRGGYLFHGRVKALADSARENGLEF